A window from Vicinamibacterales bacterium encodes these proteins:
- a CDS encoding competence/damage-inducible protein A produces MRAEVIAVGSELLGSTRADTNSLFLSDRLSGLGIDLRIKSVVGDDAGDLAAVFRQALARSDVIVLTGGLGPTDDDLTREVVAGVLGLPMTIDEAIVAKIRSRFERRGLVMPEVNRRQGQVPRGAIVLDNPNGTAPGLFIAATGEYEGRIVILLPGPPRELQPMFDLVCSGPLRDRAGRLRTYRTSLFITGKGESHVEQAIQPIYSRWRDAVPPISTTILAVMGQIELHLTVHDEDETRARAALAQARGQLLEVIGDHVYSLEGKPMEQVVGELLASRGLTIAAAESCTGGLLMSRLTDVPGSSRYVRAGVVVYANEDKTAMLGVPAAVLAEHGAVSEPVAVKMAEGIRERTGADVAIGITGIAGPGGGTPAKPVGTVVIGVLVQEQPAYVHTYSFVGPRPMVKFQATQAAMDRVRRMLR; encoded by the coding sequence ATGAGAGCCGAAGTCATTGCCGTCGGATCCGAGCTGCTGGGATCGACGCGCGCCGACACCAACTCGCTGTTCCTCTCCGATCGGCTCTCGGGCCTGGGCATCGACCTGCGCATCAAGTCGGTGGTCGGCGACGACGCCGGCGATCTTGCCGCGGTGTTCCGGCAGGCGCTGGCGCGATCGGACGTGATCGTGCTGACCGGCGGGCTCGGACCGACCGACGACGATCTGACGCGGGAGGTCGTGGCCGGCGTCCTCGGCCTGCCGATGACGATCGACGAAGCGATCGTGGCGAAGATTCGATCCCGCTTCGAACGCCGCGGCCTGGTGATGCCGGAGGTGAACCGGCGCCAGGGGCAGGTGCCTCGCGGCGCCATCGTCCTCGACAATCCCAACGGCACGGCGCCGGGGCTCTTCATCGCCGCGACCGGCGAGTACGAGGGACGGATCGTCATTCTGCTGCCGGGGCCGCCGCGCGAGCTGCAGCCGATGTTCGATCTCGTCTGCAGCGGTCCGCTGCGCGATCGCGCCGGCCGGCTCCGCACCTACCGCACGTCGCTGTTCATCACCGGCAAGGGGGAGTCGCACGTCGAGCAGGCGATCCAGCCGATCTACTCGCGGTGGCGCGACGCGGTGCCGCCGATCAGCACCACGATCCTCGCCGTGATGGGGCAGATCGAGCTGCATCTCACCGTGCACGACGAGGACGAGACGCGGGCGCGCGCGGCGCTGGCGCAGGCGCGCGGCCAGTTGCTCGAGGTCATCGGCGACCACGTCTACAGCCTCGAGGGGAAGCCGATGGAGCAGGTGGTCGGCGAGCTGCTCGCGTCGCGCGGCCTGACGATCGCCGCGGCCGAATCCTGCACGGGCGGCCTGCTGATGTCGCGGCTGACCGACGTTCCCGGCAGTTCCCGCTACGTCCGCGCCGGCGTCGTCGTGTATGCGAACGAAGACAAGACCGCGATGCTGGGCGTCCCGGCGGCGGTGCTGGCGGAACACGGCGCGGTCAGCGAGCCGGTCGCGGTCAAAATGGCGGAGGGCATCCGCGAGCGCACCGGCGCGGACGTGGCCATCGGCATCACCGGCATCGCCGGTCCGGGAGGCGGCACGCCCGCCAAGCCGGTGGGCACGGTCGTCATCGGCGTGCTGGTGCAGGAGCAGCCGGCGTACGTGCACACGTATTCGTTCGTCGGCCCACGGCCGATGGTGAAGTTCCAGGCAACCCAGGCGGCGATGGATCGAGTGAGACGGATGCTGAGGTGA
- a CDS encoding phosphatidylglycerophosphatase A — protein sequence MTRFAVFIATAGYCGYFPIAPGTAGSAAGLLVFLLVRWTGSPIVEVAAIAAIFAAGAWAATHAERFFGGIDPGPVVVDEVVGMLITLAFVPTGWAAMLAGFFLFRVFDVIKPFPADRLEKFHGGFGIMADDAMAGVYANVALRGLMWIAPGWFS from the coding sequence GTGACCCGCTTCGCCGTCTTCATCGCCACCGCCGGCTACTGCGGCTACTTCCCGATTGCCCCGGGAACCGCCGGCTCCGCCGCCGGCCTGCTCGTCTTTCTTCTGGTCAGGTGGACCGGATCGCCGATCGTGGAGGTCGCCGCGATCGCCGCGATCTTCGCCGCCGGCGCCTGGGCCGCGACTCACGCCGAACGCTTCTTCGGCGGCATCGATCCGGGGCCGGTCGTCGTCGACGAAGTCGTCGGCATGCTGATCACGCTCGCGTTCGTCCCCACGGGTTGGGCGGCGATGCTGGCGGGGTTTTTCCTCTTTCGCGTGTTCGATGTCATCAAGCCGTTTCCCGCCGATCGCCTCGAGAAGTTCCACGGCGGCTTCGGCATCATGGCCGACGATGCGATGGCGGGCGTGTACGCCAACGTGGCGCTGCGCGGGCTGATGTGGATCGCGCCGGGCTGGTTCTCATGA
- the thpR gene encoding RNA 2',3'-cyclic phosphodiesterase, giving the protein MRLFVAIELSDDVRRAMAAVASGLRQKLGGSVRARWTPVENMHLTVRFIGHVDDERVPAVVAALKPSLGTGPVEIAFGRCGVFPSHGPPRVLWIGVAAGASSLKAIHDELNDRLRPLGFEPETRPYSAHLTLARVQDVPRAAAAALRDAMRTTAATDARCRIDHATVFESRPSPRGSTYFPLVNIPLS; this is encoded by the coding sequence ATGCGGCTGTTTGTCGCGATCGAACTCTCTGACGATGTCCGGCGTGCAATGGCGGCTGTCGCCTCCGGGCTGCGACAGAAGCTCGGGGGCTCCGTGCGTGCTCGCTGGACTCCTGTCGAGAACATGCACCTGACCGTGCGGTTCATCGGCCACGTCGACGACGAACGCGTTCCCGCGGTCGTCGCAGCGTTGAAGCCGTCCCTGGGGACAGGGCCCGTTGAGATTGCGTTCGGTCGATGCGGCGTGTTTCCATCGCACGGACCGCCGCGTGTCTTGTGGATCGGTGTTGCCGCGGGGGCTTCCTCCCTGAAGGCAATACACGATGAGCTGAATGACCGCCTGCGGCCGCTGGGGTTCGAGCCGGAAACGCGGCCGTACAGCGCCCATTTGACGCTCGCCCGAGTGCAGGACGTCCCGCGCGCCGCGGCCGCCGCGCTCCGGGATGCGATGCGAACCACTGCTGCGACGGACGCGCGCTGCCGCATCGATCACGCAACGGTCTTCGAAAGCCGGCCTTCCCCCCGCGGCTCGACCTACTTCCCGCTGGTGAACATACCGTTGTCGTAG
- a CDS encoding NAD(P)H-dependent glycerol-3-phosphate dehydrogenase, whose amino-acid sequence MSGRIAVLGAGSWGTALAVHCARIGHAVDLWGRDASLMAEMTRTRANAAYLPGITLAPSIAPTASLETALANATVVIAAVPSHGMRKVLRAAAPLLRDGAVLVSATKGLEIDSLARMSQVAAEETGAGRPIAVLSGPSFALEVGRALPTAVVVASHDPEAAARVQHTLKGPALRLYGSDDVTGVEFGGALKNVIAIAAGVVEGLGIGHNAMAALITRGLVEMSRLACAEGSRRETLAGLSGLGDLVLTCTGDLSRNRHVGIELGRGRALHDILGEMRMVAEGVRTTAAALALGARHGVELPLAAQMAAVLEGRTPARQAVEMLMLRPQRSETDRA is encoded by the coding sequence TTGAGCGGGCGGATCGCCGTGCTCGGGGCGGGCAGCTGGGGAACGGCGCTGGCGGTACACTGCGCGCGGATCGGCCATGCCGTCGATCTGTGGGGCCGCGATGCCTCGCTGATGGCCGAGATGACGCGCACGCGCGCGAACGCGGCGTACCTGCCCGGCATCACGCTCGCCCCGTCGATCGCGCCGACCGCGTCGCTCGAGACGGCGCTGGCGAACGCCACCGTCGTGATCGCGGCAGTGCCGTCGCACGGCATGCGCAAGGTCCTTCGCGCGGCGGCGCCGCTGCTCCGCGACGGCGCCGTCCTCGTCAGCGCGACCAAGGGGCTGGAGATCGACTCGCTCGCGCGGATGTCGCAGGTCGCGGCCGAGGAGACCGGAGCGGGGCGGCCGATCGCGGTGCTGTCCGGTCCCAGCTTCGCGCTCGAAGTCGGGCGCGCTCTTCCCACCGCCGTAGTGGTCGCCTCTCACGATCCGGAGGCCGCGGCGCGCGTGCAGCACACGCTGAAGGGGCCCGCGCTCCGGCTGTACGGCAGTGACGACGTGACCGGGGTGGAGTTTGGCGGGGCGCTGAAGAACGTGATCGCCATCGCCGCCGGCGTGGTCGAAGGGCTGGGCATCGGCCACAATGCGATGGCGGCGTTGATCACGCGGGGGCTGGTGGAGATGTCCCGGCTGGCGTGCGCCGAGGGCAGCCGGCGCGAGACGCTTGCCGGGCTGAGCGGCCTGGGCGACCTCGTGCTCACCTGCACGGGCGATCTCAGCCGCAACCGCCACGTCGGCATCGAGCTGGGGCGGGGCCGCGCGCTGCACGACATCCTCGGCGAGATGCGGATGGTCGCGGAAGGGGTGCGAACCACCGCTGCGGCGCTGGCGCTCGGCGCGCGCCACGGCGTCGAACTGCCCCTGGCGGCGCAGATGGCCGCCGTGCTCGAAGGCCGGACGCCGGCCCGGCAGGCCGTCGAGATGCTGATGCTCAGGCCACAGCGCTCGGAGACCGATCGTGCCTGA
- the plsY gene encoding glycerol-3-phosphate 1-O-acyltransferase PlsY — protein sequence MLPWILLGYAIGSVPFAFLLARRAGVDVRVAGSGNVGAANVVRTSGLHLGVTVMTLDIVKGAATVLAAYAAVGSVPSMAAAGAAAVVGHIYPVWLRFHGGKGVAVAAGAFAVLAPVATVVATLVFAAAVVFTRVVSLGSVAATVTLPTAAWIAGAPTSVLLAATGIAALILFRHRANVRRIARGTERRFGDRR from the coding sequence ATGCTCCCCTGGATCCTGCTCGGGTATGCGATCGGATCGGTGCCGTTCGCATTCCTCCTGGCGCGGCGCGCCGGCGTGGACGTGCGCGTGGCGGGGAGCGGCAACGTCGGCGCCGCGAACGTCGTGCGGACGTCCGGGCTGCACCTGGGCGTCACCGTGATGACGCTGGACATCGTCAAGGGGGCGGCGACCGTGCTCGCCGCCTATGCGGCGGTCGGAAGCGTGCCGTCGATGGCCGCGGCCGGCGCGGCGGCGGTTGTCGGGCACATCTATCCGGTGTGGCTTCGCTTCCATGGCGGCAAGGGTGTCGCGGTCGCGGCGGGCGCGTTCGCGGTTCTCGCGCCTGTCGCCACCGTCGTGGCGACGCTGGTCTTCGCCGCCGCGGTCGTGTTCACGCGCGTCGTCTCGCTGGGATCGGTGGCGGCGACCGTGACGCTGCCGACGGCGGCGTGGATCGCGGGCGCGCCGACGTCCGTGCTGCTCGCGGCCACGGGGATCGCGGCGTTGATCCTTTTCCGGCATCGCGCGAACGTGCGCCGGATCGCCCGCGGCACGGAACGGCGCTTCGGGGACCGGCGTTGA
- a CDS encoding RDD family protein yields MKCPKCQYISFDSGDRCRNCGYEFSLAGGGEAAGGIDLPIQNGSEPVGPLADLSLNEAPNLPLFTGEGRDPDTPLVAAGAAPRAPLAVRRAAPAVPRPRPRREAAPVEPRLALDTADLGPPPAALARPSDERDAPLVHPHREARAEAAAASGIASIGARLAGGALDLLLLGTIDVIVLYFTLRICDLTFAQALTLPLAPFLAFLALLNGGYLAAFVAASGQTIGKMAAGTRVVSADPGPRAGDRVTFEQAVLRAAASVVSALPLGLGFLPALLGGDRRALHDRLADTRVVKA; encoded by the coding sequence ATGAAATGTCCCAAGTGTCAGTACATCAGCTTCGATAGCGGCGATCGCTGCCGCAATTGCGGCTACGAGTTCTCGCTCGCCGGCGGCGGCGAAGCTGCCGGCGGCATCGATCTCCCGATCCAGAACGGTTCCGAACCGGTCGGTCCGCTGGCCGATCTCTCCCTGAACGAGGCGCCCAATCTGCCGCTGTTCACCGGCGAAGGGCGCGATCCGGATACGCCGCTCGTGGCCGCCGGCGCGGCGCCGCGTGCGCCTCTCGCCGTGCGCCGCGCCGCCCCAGCCGTCCCGCGGCCGCGGCCGCGCCGCGAAGCGGCGCCCGTCGAGCCGCGGCTGGCGCTCGACACGGCGGATCTCGGCCCGCCGCCTGCGGCGCTCGCCAGGCCATCCGATGAACGCGACGCACCGCTCGTCCACCCGCACCGGGAGGCGCGGGCCGAAGCGGCCGCGGCGTCCGGGATTGCGTCCATCGGCGCGCGTCTCGCCGGTGGCGCGCTGGATCTGCTGCTGCTCGGGACGATCGACGTGATCGTCCTGTATTTCACGCTGCGGATCTGCGATCTCACGTTCGCGCAGGCGCTGACCTTGCCGCTCGCGCCGTTCCTGGCGTTCCTCGCGCTCCTGAACGGGGGTTATCTCGCCGCCTTCGTCGCCGCAAGCGGTCAAACCATCGGGAAAATGGCGGCGGGCACGCGCGTCGTCTCCGCCGATCCCGGGCCGCGCGCCGGCGATCGCGTCACGTTCGAGCAGGCCGTGCTGCGCGCCGCCGCATCCGTGGTGTCGGCGCTGCCGCTCGGCCTCGGCTTCCTGCCCGCGCTCCTCGGCGGCGACCGGCGGGCGCTGCACGATCGCCTCGCGGATACACGCGTCGTAAAAGCGTGA
- the ftcD gene encoding glutamate formimidoyltransferase, whose product MPIIECIPNVSEGRRPEIVDGIAAAIRAVPGVRLLDYSSDPSHNRSVFTLAGDAGPVKAAVLAIYGQALESIDLRQHSGEHPRLGAVDVVPFVPIEGVTMEACVALAKDTGREVAERFGVPVYLYEEASANPARRNLEDIRRGEFEGLAAKMGSEGWAPDFGPAAPHPAAGASVIGARMPLIAYNINLNTDRLDVAKKIAAAIRHSSGGFRFVKAAGFELKDRGIVQVSMNLTDYERTPIFRVFETVKREAERYGVSILESEIVGLVPAAALNAAAEYYLQIAGFKADQVLENKLRTVP is encoded by the coding sequence ATGCCAATCATCGAGTGCATTCCCAACGTCAGCGAAGGCAGACGCCCTGAAATCGTCGACGGGATCGCCGCCGCGATCCGCGCCGTCCCGGGCGTCCGGCTGCTCGACTACTCCTCGGATCCGTCGCACAACCGTTCGGTGTTCACGCTGGCGGGCGACGCCGGACCGGTGAAGGCGGCGGTGCTGGCGATTTACGGGCAGGCGCTGGAATCGATCGATCTCCGCCAGCATTCCGGCGAGCACCCGCGTCTCGGCGCCGTCGACGTCGTGCCGTTCGTCCCAATCGAAGGGGTGACGATGGAGGCGTGCGTCGCGCTGGCGAAGGACACCGGACGGGAGGTCGCCGAGCGATTCGGCGTGCCGGTGTATCTCTACGAAGAGGCGTCGGCCAATCCGGCGCGGAGGAACCTCGAGGACATCCGCCGCGGCGAATTCGAAGGGCTGGCGGCGAAGATGGGGTCCGAAGGCTGGGCGCCGGACTTCGGGCCCGCGGCGCCCCACCCGGCGGCGGGGGCTTCGGTGATCGGCGCCCGCATGCCGCTCATCGCCTACAACATCAACCTGAACACCGATCGGCTCGACGTGGCGAAGAAGATCGCCGCCGCGATCCGCCACAGCAGCGGCGGGTTCCGCTTCGTGAAGGCCGCCGGCTTCGAACTCAAGGACCGCGGCATCGTCCAGGTATCGATGAACCTGACCGATTACGAGAGGACGCCGATCTTCCGCGTGTTCGAGACCGTGAAGCGCGAAGCGGAGCGCTACGGCGTCTCGATCCTGGAAAGCGAGATCGTGGGCCTGGTTCCGGCGGCGGCCCTGAATGCGGCCGCCGAGTACTACCTGCAGATCGCCGGCTTCAAGGCCGATCAGGTTCTCGAGAACAAGCTGCGGACGGTGCCGTAA